The following are from one region of the Rosistilla carotiformis genome:
- a CDS encoding DUF11 domain-containing protein: protein MRPLRDLLFGKSNQSKTNKRRARRGLRLESLEGRQLMAVDFGGINGTVYNDQTGDGLTTDDVAPPTVTLHLYRDGGDGTFDSASGVAGGDDVFVETQTTDANGEFAFDRLIEGDYFVERNLPAGLIAEPGTNVSSLIAISESEASGVDAGVQVDSFSEGTQSLQADAGTPSDEGFFSAPAGSQSILGRERDLMLDYTSGLRVNLDVNTTSGTLSYSSPTNATGGYTVDYDGIDGSATLDPTGLGGVDLTNGGTADQLMLMLGADIAGVPITLTVYTDGGNFSSFTTILPVTAGGGATDELLILMTDFDANQTGNGADFTNVGAIRVEVTGAAAFDSDVSVVGTVGQTNKMVNFALLEPLTLGNLVWEDLNNNGVYDAASEAGIGNVAVNLYEDTDGNGQYTAGTDTLVDSTTTSAAGMYTFTNLLPGDYIVQLAQSNFNTGGVLNNFVSSSGVADPNNNVDNDDNGVVLAGQGIVSAAITLLVNSEPTNDGDTDSDTNLTLDFGVVSTLDIQIVKALAATTPTAVAGGELTYVLTILNNGPIDGTGVTVTDVLPSTLTIVSASASQGSVTPNGNSLSANLGNLASGATATITIVTTLAASATGTVTNTANVTSNETDSNTSNNQSTISSTVTQQTDLSIVKTDIGDPTSPGNTIDYTLTVTNNGPSNATGVVVTDNLPAGVTFVSGSGSQGTVTNNNGVITASVGNLASGSTATVTIRVQVASGTTGTISNQATVTGNEPDPVSTNNSSSTTTTVQLASLSGFTYLDADNDGVFDTGETPLAGVTVELIGTDLLGADVSRTAVTDATGAYSFDNLNPGTYRVVETQPAGTRDGIDTVGTGADDNGTAGADAIIDIVLGTGDNAVNFNFGEQLEMSKRRFLASFVNA, encoded by the coding sequence ATGCGGCCACTGCGAGATCTACTGTTTGGCAAATCGAACCAGTCGAAGACGAATAAAAGGCGAGCCCGTCGCGGGTTGCGACTCGAATCGCTCGAAGGACGCCAATTGATGGCTGTCGATTTTGGCGGAATCAACGGAACCGTCTACAACGACCAGACGGGCGATGGGCTAACCACGGACGACGTCGCCCCGCCCACGGTGACGCTGCACCTGTACCGCGACGGTGGTGATGGAACGTTTGATTCGGCCTCCGGGGTCGCCGGTGGCGACGATGTGTTTGTGGAGACCCAAACGACCGATGCCAATGGCGAATTCGCCTTCGATCGTTTGATCGAAGGTGACTACTTTGTGGAACGGAATTTACCCGCCGGATTGATCGCCGAGCCCGGCACGAATGTTTCGTCGTTGATCGCGATCAGTGAGTCGGAGGCTTCGGGCGTCGACGCGGGCGTCCAGGTCGACAGTTTCTCCGAAGGCACGCAAAGCTTGCAGGCCGATGCCGGAACTCCCAGCGACGAAGGTTTCTTTTCTGCTCCTGCCGGCAGCCAATCGATTCTGGGACGCGAGCGCGACCTGATGCTGGACTATACGTCGGGCCTCCGTGTGAATCTGGATGTCAACACGACATCGGGCACGCTCAGCTACAGTTCCCCTACGAATGCGACGGGCGGCTATACCGTCGACTACGATGGCATCGATGGTTCAGCGACCCTTGATCCCACGGGGTTAGGCGGCGTCGATCTCACCAACGGCGGAACTGCCGATCAATTGATGTTGATGCTGGGCGCCGATATCGCAGGCGTTCCGATCACCCTGACGGTCTATACCGATGGCGGGAATTTTTCGTCGTTTACAACAATCTTGCCCGTCACCGCTGGTGGTGGCGCGACGGATGAGTTGTTGATTTTGATGACCGATTTCGATGCGAACCAGACCGGAAACGGAGCCGATTTTACCAACGTCGGCGCGATTCGCGTGGAGGTTACGGGCGCTGCGGCGTTCGATAGCGATGTTTCTGTGGTGGGTACGGTTGGGCAGACGAACAAGATGGTCAACTTTGCATTGCTGGAACCGCTCACGCTTGGGAATCTGGTCTGGGAAGATCTGAATAACAACGGCGTGTACGACGCCGCGTCCGAAGCCGGGATTGGCAACGTCGCCGTCAATCTTTACGAAGACACCGATGGCAACGGCCAGTACACTGCGGGAACCGATACCCTCGTCGACTCGACAACCACCAGTGCAGCGGGAATGTATACGTTCACCAACCTGCTGCCCGGCGACTACATCGTGCAATTGGCGCAATCGAACTTCAACACCGGTGGCGTGTTGAACAATTTCGTCTCCAGCAGCGGCGTGGCGGATCCCAATAACAACGTCGACAACGATGACAATGGCGTTGTGTTGGCAGGGCAGGGGATTGTGTCAGCGGCGATCACGCTGTTGGTCAATTCCGAACCGACCAACGACGGCGATACCGACAGCGACACCAACCTGACACTTGATTTCGGTGTCGTCTCGACGCTCGACATCCAAATCGTCAAAGCGCTCGCCGCGACAACGCCCACCGCGGTTGCTGGCGGTGAACTGACCTATGTATTGACGATTCTCAACAATGGTCCGATCGATGGTACGGGAGTGACGGTCACCGACGTGCTTCCGTCGACATTGACGATCGTGAGTGCTTCGGCCAGCCAAGGATCGGTCACGCCCAATGGCAACAGCCTGTCGGCCAACCTAGGCAATTTGGCCAGTGGGGCTACGGCGACGATCACGATCGTGACCACGCTGGCTGCGTCAGCCACCGGTACGGTCACCAATACCGCCAATGTTACGTCGAACGAGACCGATTCGAACACCAGCAACAACCAATCGACCATCAGCAGCACGGTCACGCAGCAAACGGACCTTTCGATCGTCAAGACCGATATTGGTGATCCGACATCACCCGGCAACACGATCGATTACACATTGACCGTCACCAACAACGGTCCTTCCAATGCAACCGGCGTCGTCGTGACCGACAACCTGCCTGCCGGTGTAACCTTCGTCAGCGGTTCCGGATCGCAGGGAACGGTGACGAACAACAATGGAGTGATCACGGCGTCAGTGGGGAATCTCGCTTCGGGCAGTACCGCCACCGTCACGATTCGTGTTCAAGTGGCATCGGGGACCACCGGCACGATCTCCAATCAGGCAACGGTCACCGGGAACGAACCCGATCCGGTTTCTACCAACAATTCGTCCTCGACCACGACGACGGTCCAGTTGGCCAGTCTCAGCGGGTTCACCTACCTCGATGCCGACAACGACGGAGTCTTCGACACGGGGGAAACACCGCTTGCGGGAGTCACCGTGGAATTGATCGGCACCGATTTGTTAGGGGCCGACGTCAGCAGAACGGCTGTCACCGATGCGACGGGAGCGTACTCCTTCGACAATCTGAATCCGGGCACCTACCGCGTTGTCGAGACGCAACCTGCCGGCACGCGTGACGGGATCGATACGGTCGGAACGGGAGCGGACGACAACGGTACCGCAGGGGCGGATGCGATCATCGACATCGTTTTGGGGACCGGTGACAACGCTGTCAACTTCAACTTTGGCGAACAGTTGGAGATGTCGAAGCGACGCTTCCTGGCCTCGTTCGTGAACGCGTAA
- a CDS encoding lipase family protein gives MRRSLLFAELSMISYNDEREATLAGQAIGFPIVKFFNNDGSQAYQFANEFDCVIAARGTEPHEWNDIQADANAATVLAETAGRVHRGFKKEVDDLWPMIEGVLKTNNRPLWFCGHSLGGAMATICAGRCFLSYIASNPEELYTYGSPRVGDRRYVNYVKLTHYRWVNNNDIVTRVPPTWLGYRHRGNEIYLDYRGRIRKLEGWWRTQDRLHGFLRGLRKFNIDHFSDHSIHRYIESILYAMYEEEGITEPPVPVKLAPPAPHTSEAQPNRASTT, from the coding sequence ATGCGGCGATCATTATTATTCGCCGAACTCTCGATGATCAGCTACAACGACGAGCGGGAAGCCACGCTGGCGGGGCAGGCGATTGGATTTCCGATCGTCAAATTTTTCAACAACGATGGATCGCAAGCCTATCAATTCGCCAACGAATTCGATTGTGTGATCGCCGCCCGTGGCACCGAACCACACGAATGGAACGACATTCAAGCCGATGCCAACGCGGCAACGGTCTTGGCGGAAACCGCCGGCCGTGTCCACCGCGGCTTCAAAAAGGAAGTCGACGATCTGTGGCCGATGATCGAAGGCGTGCTCAAAACCAACAACCGACCGTTGTGGTTTTGTGGGCATTCGTTGGGGGGGGCGATGGCGACGATCTGTGCCGGACGCTGTTTCCTGTCTTACATCGCCAGCAATCCCGAAGAACTCTACACGTATGGCAGTCCACGCGTCGGCGACCGACGCTATGTGAATTACGTGAAGCTGACCCATTATCGATGGGTCAACAACAACGATATCGTCACCCGCGTGCCACCGACCTGGTTAGGCTATCGTCATCGGGGAAACGAGATTTATTTGGATTATCGAGGTCGGATTCGTAAGCTCGAAGGGTGGTGGCGAACTCAAGATCGCTTGCACGGTTTTTTACGCGGCCTGCGAAAATTTAACATCGACCATTTCAGCGATCATAGCATTCATCGCTATATCGAATCGATCCTGTATGCGATGTATGAGGAGGAGGGGATTACCGAGCCTCCGGTTCCGGTCAAACTCGCTCCGCCAGCCCCTCACACCTCCGAAGCCCAGCCGAATCGGGCGTCGACGACCTAG
- a CDS encoding DUF1592 domain-containing protein — protein MAPGLQGDDLWPAQAVPLLEKYCFDCHSNSTQEAEVNLEGFAAAESLIAAENMWKETIKQVEFGSMPPGDVDQPTDEERKTLLALIEGALYGGECDLDAKPGKVTVRRLNRNEYNNTIRDLFGVSIRPADAFPSDEVGAGFDNNGDVLTLPPMLLEKYVEAAEQVAAVAVTDPKTLTKIDARWQSDKVQIKGNYTTNNFEIHTIDGDGEIHGEFESPYDGDYGLIVEAAAVAEDSTVTLEAFLDGETSLGKTTFKFRDSTGGVHRQTLKVKLTKGKHTIDIRAAKSDEKKSDDKKSDDKKSDDKKDGDKKDGDKKDGDKKDGDKKDDEKKDDEKKDDEKKDDEKKSDDKKSDDALPQFRMRGMYFEGPYGIPKERLSGTHWQLLRHRPQRNKRSTLDAAKENLKDYLPLAFRSPVDDETVARYAALVDVAVQREETFERGMQVAITASLLSPRFLFRSELPSEGAKPGDLVALDPYQLASRLSYMFWASMPDNRLRDLAKQGKLTDEAVLRGEVKRMLAEPKGEALVENFADQWLGLRNLSGLAPDPKQFPKFDEKLREAMVQETRLTFTDCMRGDGSVLSLLDSQDTFLNQRLADHYGIEGVKGDEFRRVSLKGTGRKGILTQASILMLTSNPTRTSPVKRGKWVMENILGTPPPDPPAGVPELEATNESNPDAPLREQLAIHRDNAMCASCHRVMDQIGFSFEHFDVTGQWRDRDGKHPIDASGTLPTGETFADAQQMIAMLRETRGTMFVTELTRRLMTYALGRELTRQDECVVEEIVAATEADGWKFRDIATAIVLSKPFRFQTAPVLEDENDAT, from the coding sequence ATGGCCCCAGGACTCCAAGGCGATGACCTGTGGCCAGCACAAGCGGTTCCTCTGCTGGAAAAATACTGTTTCGATTGCCACAGCAATTCAACACAGGAAGCGGAGGTCAATCTGGAGGGTTTTGCGGCAGCCGAGAGTTTGATCGCTGCGGAGAACATGTGGAAAGAGACGATCAAGCAGGTCGAATTCGGTTCGATGCCTCCGGGGGATGTCGACCAGCCCACCGACGAAGAGCGAAAGACGTTGCTGGCGCTGATCGAAGGAGCGCTTTACGGCGGCGAATGCGATCTCGATGCCAAGCCGGGGAAGGTGACCGTTCGGCGGCTGAATCGAAACGAATACAACAACACGATCCGCGATCTCTTTGGCGTGTCCATCCGACCGGCCGATGCGTTCCCATCGGATGAGGTGGGGGCGGGCTTCGACAACAACGGCGACGTACTGACTCTGCCGCCGATGCTGTTGGAGAAATACGTCGAAGCGGCGGAACAGGTCGCTGCCGTCGCCGTCACCGATCCGAAGACTCTGACCAAGATCGACGCCCGCTGGCAATCCGACAAGGTCCAGATCAAAGGCAATTACACGACCAATAACTTTGAGATCCATACGATCGATGGCGATGGCGAGATCCATGGCGAGTTCGAATCGCCCTACGACGGCGACTATGGATTGATCGTCGAAGCTGCTGCGGTCGCAGAAGATTCGACGGTCACGCTCGAAGCCTTCCTCGATGGCGAGACATCGCTCGGCAAGACGACCTTTAAATTCCGCGATAGCACCGGTGGCGTCCATCGCCAAACGCTGAAGGTGAAGCTGACCAAGGGAAAGCACACAATCGACATTCGCGCCGCCAAGAGCGACGAGAAGAAGAGCGACGACAAGAAGAGCGACGACAAGAAGAGCGACGACAAGAAGGACGGCGACAAGAAGGACGGCGACAAGAAGGACGGCGACAAGAAGGACGGCGACAAGAAGGACGACGAGAAGAAGGACGACGAGAAGAAGGACGACGAGAAGAAGGACGACGAGAAGAAGAGCGACGACAAGAAGAGCGACGACGCATTGCCGCAGTTCCGGATGCGGGGCATGTACTTCGAAGGTCCTTACGGGATTCCCAAAGAGCGACTTTCGGGAACGCACTGGCAACTGCTTCGCCATCGCCCCCAACGAAACAAACGTTCGACACTCGATGCTGCTAAAGAGAACCTGAAAGACTATCTACCGCTGGCGTTCCGTTCGCCCGTCGACGACGAAACCGTCGCCCGTTATGCGGCGCTGGTCGATGTCGCTGTCCAACGCGAAGAGACCTTCGAACGGGGCATGCAGGTCGCGATCACCGCATCGCTCCTTTCACCTCGCTTCCTGTTCCGCAGCGAATTGCCAAGCGAAGGTGCAAAGCCGGGCGACTTGGTCGCACTGGATCCGTACCAATTGGCCAGTCGGTTGTCCTATATGTTCTGGGCTTCGATGCCCGACAACCGGCTTCGCGATCTGGCCAAGCAGGGAAAATTGACCGACGAAGCGGTGTTGCGTGGCGAAGTCAAACGAATGCTCGCCGAGCCCAAGGGGGAAGCGTTGGTGGAGAACTTTGCCGACCAATGGCTTGGCTTGCGAAACCTCAGTGGCTTGGCTCCCGATCCAAAGCAGTTCCCTAAATTCGACGAAAAGCTGCGAGAGGCGATGGTCCAGGAAACGCGTCTGACGTTTACGGATTGCATGCGAGGCGATGGCAGCGTGCTGAGCTTGCTCGATTCGCAAGACACCTTCCTGAACCAACGTTTGGCCGATCACTATGGCATCGAAGGGGTCAAAGGAGATGAATTCCGCCGCGTCTCGCTGAAGGGAACCGGTCGCAAAGGCATCCTGACTCAGGCCAGCATTCTGATGCTGACCAGTAATCCCACGCGAACCTCGCCGGTGAAGCGGGGCAAGTGGGTGATGGAGAACATCCTTGGCACCCCGCCGCCAGATCCACCCGCGGGCGTTCCCGAATTGGAGGCGACCAACGAGTCGAATCCCGACGCTCCGCTCCGCGAGCAATTGGCGATCCACCGCGACAATGCGATGTGCGCCTCGTGCCACCGCGTGATGGATCAGATCGGCTTCAGCTTTGAACATTTTGATGTCACCGGCCAGTGGCGAGATCGCGATGGCAAACATCCGATCGACGCTTCCGGAACGCTTCCCACGGGAGAAACGTTCGCCGATGCCCAGCAGATGATAGCGATGCTGCGAGAGACTCGCGGCACGATGTTTGTAACCGAACTCACCCGGCGATTGATGACCTACGCACTGGGCCGCGAATTGACGCGGCAGGACGAGTGTGTGGTCGAAGAGATCGTCGCGGCGACCGAAGCCGATGGCTGGAAATTCCGGGACATCGCAACGGCGATCGTGTTGAGTAAGCCTTTCCGATTTCAAACGGCCCCAGTTCTCGAGGATGAAAACGATGCTACATAA
- a CDS encoding DUF1552 domain-containing protein: protein MLHNQQINRRIMLRGLGVAMGLPLLEAMTPMARSVMAAPSSKTMPTRMACVFFPNGVIVPKWQPAKGPELVLGESLQALQPLKHKLTMVSGLALDNGRAKKDGAGDHARAGSTFLTAARPVKTSTDIKVGVSVDQLAAQQIGQETRLASIELGVLGSRNAGSCDSGYSCAYSSNVSWRSENQPAAKETVPRLAFERLFGTGDNAATRERDFYRKSILDVVAQDARKLDKQLGTTDRRKIDEYFTGVRELERRIEMTEAEDRKGVPDLELPHGRPKQFVEHADLMSDLMVVAFQTDATRVATFMLDNAGGNRSYPDIGVNDGHHQISHHSNHEGKVANLQKIDAHLAERLAYFLQKLDSVQEAGGTLLDHSMVLYGSGLSDGNRHRHEDLPIVIAGGARGRIKTNRHIELAEETPMANLFMSMLDIVGAPVESIGDSTGRLDQLTTS from the coding sequence ATGCTACATAATCAACAAATCAATCGACGAATCATGTTGCGTGGCCTGGGAGTCGCGATGGGGTTGCCGCTGCTCGAAGCGATGACGCCGATGGCCCGTTCGGTAATGGCTGCACCGTCGTCGAAAACGATGCCGACGCGGATGGCCTGCGTCTTCTTTCCCAACGGTGTGATCGTTCCGAAATGGCAACCCGCCAAGGGACCGGAGTTGGTACTCGGGGAATCCTTGCAGGCGCTGCAACCGCTGAAGCACAAGCTGACGATGGTCTCGGGTTTGGCGTTGGACAACGGTCGCGCGAAGAAAGACGGTGCCGGGGATCACGCCCGTGCCGGTTCGACCTTCTTGACCGCCGCTCGCCCAGTGAAGACATCGACTGATATCAAGGTTGGCGTCTCGGTCGATCAATTGGCAGCACAACAGATCGGCCAAGAGACACGCTTGGCTTCGATCGAGCTGGGTGTTTTGGGCAGCCGCAACGCCGGCAGCTGTGACTCCGGTTACAGCTGTGCCTATTCGTCCAACGTTAGCTGGCGAAGCGAGAATCAACCGGCTGCCAAGGAGACCGTGCCGCGACTGGCTTTCGAGCGACTGTTCGGAACCGGCGACAACGCAGCGACGCGCGAGCGAGACTTCTACCGCAAGAGTATCTTGGACGTCGTTGCTCAGGATGCCCGCAAGCTGGACAAGCAGCTGGGGACGACCGACCGCCGCAAGATCGACGAATACTTCACCGGCGTTCGCGAGCTGGAACGACGGATCGAAATGACCGAAGCGGAAGACCGCAAGGGCGTTCCCGATCTGGAGCTACCGCACGGCCGACCGAAGCAATTTGTCGAACACGCCGACCTGATGTCCGACCTGATGGTTGTCGCCTTCCAAACCGATGCGACCCGCGTGGCGACGTTCATGCTGGATAATGCCGGTGGCAACCGCAGCTATCCTGACATCGGCGTGAACGACGGCCATCACCAGATCAGCCATCACAGCAACCACGAAGGCAAGGTTGCCAACCTGCAGAAGATCGATGCCCACTTGGCCGAACGATTGGCTTACTTCCTGCAAAAACTCGACTCGGTTCAAGAGGCGGGCGGAACGCTGTTGGATCATTCGATGGTCCTGTACGGCAGCGGATTGAGCGATGGAAATCGTCACCGCCACGAAGATCTGCCGATCGTAATCGCCGGCGGTGCTCGCGGTCGCATCAAGACCAATCGCCACATCGAACTGGCCGAAGAGACGCCGATGGCGAATCTATTTATGTCGATGCTCGATATCGTCGGAGCTCCCGTCGAATCGATCGGCGACAGCACCGGACGTCTCGATCAATTGACGACGTCGTAA